ACGCGATCGGACATGCCCGCCCGCCGACACCCAGTTCGATGTGCGCGGTCCCGTCCGGCTTCGGGTCCATTCCTCCATCGTTTGGTCGAGATCGGCCTCGTTCATCTTGCCCCATCCGATCGGTCGGTTGGCCGCGAAGGAGATCACGACGTTCGGATGATCCTGAAGGCTCTTGCCGACGCCGGGGAGATCGTGAACGGGCGCGACCCCGACCGCCCGAAGCTCGTCGGCAGGCCCGATCCCGGAGAGCATGAGGAGGTGCGGCGAGGCGATGGCGCCGGCAGACAGGATGACCTCCGAGGCGGCATAGGCCACCTGGGGGCGCCCTCCTCGAAGGTACTCGACGCCGACCGCGCGGCCGTTCTCGACGAGAATTCGGGTCGTCAGAACACCCGTCGCGACCGTCAGCCCCGGCCGGGCGAGGGCCGGCTCCAGATAGGCCTTGCCCGTGCCGAAGCGCTCGCCATGGCGGGTCGTCGTCTGGAAGAAGCCGACGCCGGCCTGGGAAGCGCCGTTGAAGTCGGGATTGCGGGCGTGGCCGGCGGCCATGGCGGCGGCGAGCCAGAGATGTTCTCCCTCGTCCGTATGCGAGGGGTCCTCGACGTCGAGCGGTCCGTCGGCGCCGTGCAGCGGGTCGTTGCCGAGACGGCGATTGCGCTCGAAACCGACGAAGCCCGGCAACACGTCGCGCCATCCCCATCCCGGGCAGCCCATGGCCTCCCAACCGTCATAGTCGGATGGAAGCCCCCGCATGTAGATCATGGCGTTGAGCGCGCCGGAGCCGCCGACCATCCGGCCGCGCGGCCAGAAGATGCGCCGGCCTCGACAGCCCGGCTGGCGCTCGGTGTGGTAGCCCCAGTCGACGGACGTGTCGAACATCGTCGTCCAGTCGGACGGGATGCGGGAGGCAAGCGGCGGCGGGCCGCCGGCTTCGAGGAGGAGAATGCGCCGATCGGGATCTTCCGAAAGGCGCCCGGCGAGCACGCAGCCCGCCGAGCCCGCGCCGACAATGATCGTGTCGTACATCGCTGCGTCCGGTCCTATTTGGCGAAGAGCTCGTCTGCGGTGACCAAGACGACCTCCGCCGCCAGGATGGGCTTGGCGATGGAGAAGAAGCGCGCGACGGTGGGCGAGGCATTGTGCCTCGCCATCGCCGCCTCGTCCGCGAACCGCTCGTAGGTGGTGAAAAGAGCGGGATCGGCGGGGTCCTGCGAGACGAAGAACCCGACCGTGTCGGGTTCGCTCGCTCGGACATGCGCGGCGACCTCGAGCAGGGCGCTGCGCATCGTCTCCTCCTGGCCCGGCTTGACCCGGATCACGGCGCTGATCGACTTCATCGCCCCGCCTCAGAAGCTCTTCCAGTCGCCTTCGGCCTCGAAGGCCGCCGCCGCCTGATAGATCGTCGCCTCGGAATAGTCCTTGCCTGTCAGCATCAGCCCGACGGGCAGCCCGTCCACGAGGCCGCAGGGGATCGACATGGAAGGGTGCCCGGTCACGTCCATCGGCGAGGTTGCCGACACCATCTCGAAGGCCCGCACGACCACCTCCTCCAACGGGGCGTCCTTGCCGGGGATCGGCGTGGCGACGCAGGGAAGCGTCGGGCACAGAAGAAGATCGTAGGAGGCGAAGACCGCCTCGTAGGCCGCCTTCATCTGGCGCGCCAGATTCTGGGCCTTGCCGTAGTACCGGCCGCGATAATGGGTCAGGCCCCATTGCCCCACCAGCATCGAGAGCTTCAGCGTCTTGGAGAGCTCGTCGGCCCGGTCGCGCCAGGCAGCGTGCGCGTCCATGAGACCGACATCGTAATAGCCTTTCCAGTTGAACCCCATGCCGTTGCCGAACATCATCTGCATGGTCAGGCCTTCCAGACCGATCGGGTTCCAGACGGCGGCCGTCAGCCTGTGTTCGGGGATAGAGACCTCCTCGACGATCGCCCCCATGGCCTCGAAGCGCGCGGCCCCGGCCCTGACCTTATCGGCCACGGCCGACTGCATACCGGGTATTTCGAAGCCTTCCTTCAGGATGCCGATCCTCAGGCCCTTGGCGCCCTTGCCGAGCGCCTCGGTGTAGGACGAGACCTCGGGGGCGTATTGGCGGGGGTCCATGCCGTCGGGGCCGGCCAGGACTTCGAGCAGCAGGGCGTTGTCGGCGACGTTGGCCGTCATCGGACCCGTATGGTCGATCGTGGATTCGATCGGCATGACGCCGGTATAGGGCACGAGCCCGTGCGTGCCCTTCATTCCGTAGACGCCGCAATAGGAGGCGGGGATGCGGATCGAGCCGCCCTGGTCGCCTCCGATGGCCATGTCCACCTCGCCCGCCGCCACCAGCGCACCCGACCCCGAGGAGGAGCCGCCGGCCGAATAGCCATGCTTGTGCGGATTGTGGACGGGGCCGGGGTCGGACGTGTGGCTGCCGCCCGAAAGGCAGAAATGCTCGCAGACCGCCTTGCCCATGATCGTGGCCCCGGCGTCCAGCATGCGGGTGACGATCGTGGCGTCGGCAAGGGGGATGAAGCCTTCCAGCGTTGCCGCGCCGTTCATCATCGGCACGCCCGCGAGGGAGACATTGTCCTTCAAGGCGACGGTCTTGCCCGCGAGCTTGCCCTCGGGCGCTCCTTTCACCTCGCTCTTGTAGTACCAGGCGCCAAGCTTGTTCTCCTCGCCCACCGGCCGGTAGCCCGGCGTGCGGGGATAGCGCACCGGCGGCACGAAGTCGGGCAGGGCGTCGACCGTGTCGTACGCGTCGAAATTGGCCTGCATCAGCTTGAGATAGGAGCCGGCCTCCTCCGGCGTCATGGTCATGCCGAGGCTGTCGGCGAGCGCCAGGACCTGGTCGGCATTCGGGCGGGTGATGGGCATACGGCCTCCTTCTCGCGGTGTGCGAGCTTGACGGGATGGGGTTGGGACGGGCGCCGGGCTAGCGGAGCGCGGCGGTGACGGGATCAGGCGGCGGCCATGCCGACGCGCCCGGCCAGGAGATCCTGGCGGCTGACCTCGCCCGTGATGCGGCCCTTGGTGATGCCGAGGACCCGGTCGGAGAGCGAGGTGATGAATTCGAGGTTCTGCTCGACGATGATCATCGAGAGGCTCCAGCGCTGCTTGAGACCGAGCAGCGTCTCGATGATCTCCTCGATGATCGAGGGCTGGATGCCCTCGGTCGGCTCGTCCAGGAGGATCAGCTTCGGCTTGGTGCAGAGGCAGCGGGCAAGCGCCAGAAGCTGCTGCTCCCCGCCGGACAGCGCGCCGCCGCGCCGGTCGAGGAGACGCACGAGACGCGGGAAATCCGTCAGCACGTCTTCGATGATCGCCGGGTCCTCCCGCTTCGAACTCGCCAGCCCCATGCGCAGGTTTTCGCGCACCGTGAGCGTGGGGAAGATCTCGCGCCCCTGCGGCACGAGGCCGAGGCCGAGGCGCGAGCGGCTGTGGGTCGATCGCTTCGTGATGTCCTCGCTGTTGAAGCGGACCGAGCCGCCGGTGGCGGCGAGTTGCCCCATCAGCGTCTTCATCAGGGTCGTCTTGCCCATGCCGTTGTGACCGAGAATGCCGAGGAACTCGCCCTGCGCCATGTGAAAATCGATGCCGGTCAGGATCGGGACGCGCCCGTAGCTGGCCTTGAGGCCGGAAACGTCGAGAAGCGCTTGCATCAGGCGGCCACCTTCTTGCCGAGATAGACGTCGCGAACGCGGGTGTCGGCCAGGACCTTGTCGATCGTGTCCTCCATCATGATCCGGCCCTGATGGAAGACCGTGACCGTCCGGGCGATCATCTTGATGAAAGCCATGTCGTGCTCGACCACGACGATGGCCCGCGTGAGATTGATCTCGTGGATGATCTCCGCCGTACGATGGGTTTCCTCGTCGGTCATGCCGGCGGCGGGCTCGTCGAGGAGAATGAGCTCGGGATCGCCGGCGAGCACGGTGCCGATCTCGACCCATTGGCGCTGGCCGTGCGACAACTGGCCGACGATGGCGTTCGCGTGAGGGCCGAGGCGGATCTTCTCCAGAATCTCGTCCACGATCGGGTTGATCCTGCGCGGCGTCGCCTTGCGGCGGGCGGCCAGCCAGATGTTCTCGCGCACCGTGAGGCCGTTGAAGACGTTGGGCACCTGCGTCTTGATGCCGATGCCCATGCGGGCGATTTCGTGCGAGGCCCTTCCCGCGACCGGCTGCCCGCGAAAGGCGATGGTGCCGGCGCTGGGGACGAGCTGCCCGGTAAGCATCTTGAAGAAGGTGCTCTTTCCCGCCCCGTTCGGGCCGATCAGGCAGCGAAGCTCCATTTCGCCGAGCGTGAAGTCGACCCCGTCATTGGCGACGACGCCGCCGAAGCGCATCGTCAGGCCTTGCGTCTGCAGAAGT
This region of Aureimonas sp. AU20 genomic DNA includes:
- a CDS encoding GMC family oxidoreductase, which gives rise to MYDTIIVGAGSAGCVLAGRLSEDPDRRILLLEAGGPPPLASRIPSDWTTMFDTSVDWGYHTERQPGCRGRRIFWPRGRMVGGSGALNAMIYMRGLPSDYDGWEAMGCPGWGWRDVLPGFVGFERNRRLGNDPLHGADGPLDVEDPSHTDEGEHLWLAAAMAAGHARNPDFNGASQAGVGFFQTTTRHGERFGTGKAYLEPALARPGLTVATGVLTTRILVENGRAVGVEYLRGGRPQVAYAASEVILSAGAIASPHLLMLSGIGPADELRAVGVAPVHDLPGVGKSLQDHPNVVISFAANRPIGWGKMNEADLDQTMEEWTRSRTGPRTSNWVSAGGHVRSRPEVEPDIQLYGVASAHRDYSRFLHHGSGFSLYATLQRPESRGEIRLRSADPLEAPAIDPRYFSSDPTGRDLSTLVEGVKINREIAATSPLKDVIDRELTPSAECRTDAEIAWHVRGHCTSLYHPSSTCRMGTDEEAVVDPRTFAVRGLDGLHVADASVFPRMISANLNATVILVAERAAEVLGSGRNGGEAG
- a CDS encoding putative quinol monooxygenase, giving the protein MKSISAVIRVKPGQEETMRSALLEVAAHVRASEPDTVGFFVSQDPADPALFTTYERFADEAAMARHNASPTVARFFSIAKPILAAEVVLVTADELFAK
- a CDS encoding amidase; this translates as MPITRPNADQVLALADSLGMTMTPEEAGSYLKLMQANFDAYDTVDALPDFVPPVRYPRTPGYRPVGEENKLGAWYYKSEVKGAPEGKLAGKTVALKDNVSLAGVPMMNGAATLEGFIPLADATIVTRMLDAGATIMGKAVCEHFCLSGGSHTSDPGPVHNPHKHGYSAGGSSSGSGALVAAGEVDMAIGGDQGGSIRIPASYCGVYGMKGTHGLVPYTGVMPIESTIDHTGPMTANVADNALLLEVLAGPDGMDPRQYAPEVSSYTEALGKGAKGLRIGILKEGFEIPGMQSAVADKVRAGAARFEAMGAIVEEVSIPEHRLTAAVWNPIGLEGLTMQMMFGNGMGFNWKGYYDVGLMDAHAAWRDRADELSKTLKLSMLVGQWGLTHYRGRYYGKAQNLARQMKAAYEAVFASYDLLLCPTLPCVATPIPGKDAPLEEVVVRAFEMVSATSPMDVTGHPSMSIPCGLVDGLPVGLMLTGKDYSEATIYQAAAAFEAEGDWKSF
- a CDS encoding ABC transporter ATP-binding protein gives rise to the protein MQALLDVSGLKASYGRVPILTGIDFHMAQGEFLGILGHNGMGKTTLMKTLMGQLAATGGSVRFNSEDITKRSTHSRSRLGLGLVPQGREIFPTLTVRENLRMGLASSKREDPAIIEDVLTDFPRLVRLLDRRGGALSGGEQQLLALARCLCTKPKLILLDEPTEGIQPSIIEEIIETLLGLKQRWSLSMIIVEQNLEFITSLSDRVLGITKGRITGEVSRQDLLAGRVGMAAA
- a CDS encoding ATP-binding cassette domain-containing protein, whose amino-acid sequence is MSTLVPLLQTQGLTMRFGGVVANDGVDFTLGEMELRCLIGPNGAGKSTFFKMLTGQLVPSAGTIAFRGQPVAGRASHEIARMGIGIKTQVPNVFNGLTVRENIWLAARRKATPRRINPIVDEILEKIRLGPHANAIVGQLSHGQRQWVEIGTVLAGDPELILLDEPAAGMTDEETHRTAEIIHEINLTRAIVVVEHDMAFIKMIARTVTVFHQGRIMMEDTIDKVLADTRVRDVYLGKKVAA